A section of the Triticum dicoccoides isolate Atlit2015 ecotype Zavitan chromosome 7A, WEW_v2.0, whole genome shotgun sequence genome encodes:
- the LOC119330013 gene encoding callose synthase 5-like isoform X2, which translates to MAAFSMEVFDNEVVPSSLSSIAPILRVAAEIEPERPRVAYLCRFYAFEKAHRLDQNSVGRGVRQFKTSLLQRLEKDNSPSLAKRLKKTDAREIESFYQEYYENYVRTLDKGEQADRTQLGKAYQTAGVLFEVLCAVNKNEKVEQVNPEIMRWHTEVQEKKDIYAPFNILPLDAASASQSIMQLEEIKAAVAALRYTRGLTWPSAFEPERQKGGELDLLDWLRAMFGFQRDSVRNQREHLILLLANVHIRLEPKPEPLSKLDDRAVDVVMNKLFNNYKKWCKFLSRKHSLRNPPGAQLQEVQQRRILYLGLYLLIWGESANIRFMPECLCYIFHNMAYELHGLLAGNVSIVTGENIRPSYGGDEEAFLKKVVTPIYRVIRKEAGKSQHGKTAHSAWCNYDDLNEYFWTPDCFSLGWPMRDDGDFFKSVHDSRPVAVAGSSSPKGSSKGTGKTNFVETRSFWHIFRSFDRMWTFYLLALQAMLIFAWSEYSVTQILQKDLLYSLSSIFVTAAFLQFLQSILDFILNFPGHIRCKFIDVVRNILKIVVSAAWAVILPIFYISSQTKVNLPLKNLDRWFGYVKGVPQLYILAVAVYLIPNMISATLFLFPMFRRWIESSDWHIVRLLLWWSQKRIYVGRGMHESQAALLKYTLFWILLLCAKLSFSYFVQIQPLIRPTKDIMSVHNIRYEWHEFFPNASYNIAAILSLWAPVLLVYLMDTQIWYAIFSTISGGMSGALGRLGEIRTLGMLRSRFHSLPGAFNTYLVPSDKGRNRRFSLAKRFAEVSPNKRTEAAKFAQLWNEVICSFRDEDFISDKEMDLLVVPYSSDPSLKLMQWPLFLLASKIPIALDMAAQFRPRDSDLWKRICADEYMKCAVIECYESFKLVLNLVVVGENEKRIIGIIIKEIEANIAKNTFLANFRMSALPVLCKKFVELVSTLKERDASKFDNVVLLLQDMLEVITRDMMVNEIKELAEFGHGNKDLVPRRQLFAGTGTKPAIVFPPPISAQWEEQIKRLYLLLTVKESAMDVPTNLEARRRISFFTNSLFMEMPRAPRVRKMLSFSVMTPYYSEETVYSRNDLDLENEDGVSIIFYLQKIFPDEWDNFMERIDCKRETEVWGNEENVLQLRHWASLRGQTLCRTVRGMMYYRKALKLQAFLDMASESEILEGYKAIADPAEEEKKSQRSLSSQLEAIADMKFTYVATCQIYGNQKQSGDRHATDILNLMVNYPGLRVAYIDEVEERDGEKVQKVFYSVLVKALDNHDQEIYRIKLPGPAKLGEGKPENQNHAIIFTRGEALQTIDMNQDNYLEEALKMRNLLEEFNENHGIRPPTILGVREHIFTGSVSSLAWFMSNQETSFVTIGQRVLANPLKVRFHYGHPDVFDRIFHITRGGISKASCGINLSEDIFAGFNSTLRRGNVTHHEYIQVGKGRDVGLNQISLFEAKVACGNGEQVLSRDIYRLGHRFDFFRMLSCYFTTVGFYVSSMMVVIIVYVFLYGRLYLALSGLEFAIMKQARMRGNRALEAAMGSQSIVQLGLLMALPMFMEIGLERGFRSALGDFIIMQLQLCAVFFTFSLGTKSHYFGRTILHGGAKYRATGRGFVVRHVKFAENYRMYSRSHFVKGLELMLLLVVYELYGDVATDSTAYVLLTSSMWFLVITWLFAPFLFNPSGFEWQKVVDDWDDWNKWISSRGGIGVPANKAWESWWEEEQEHLLSTGIIGRIWEIILSLRFFMFQYGIMYHLNISNGNKSISIYGLSWLVTVAVVLVLKVVSMGRKKFSADFQLMFRLLKLFLFIGSVGTLAILFTLLHLTVGDIFASFLAFAPTGWAILQISQASKPVVKAFGLWGSVKALSRGYEYLMGIVIFVPVAVLAWFPFVSEFQTRLLFNQAFSRGLQISRILAGGKKQN; encoded by the exons AGAATTATGTCCGCACCCTCGACAAAGGGGAACAAGCCGACAG GACTCAACTTGGGAAGGCCTACCAAACGGCTGGAGTCCTCTTCGAGGTGCTCTGTGCCGTCAACAAGAATGAGAAGGTTGAGCAAGTTAACCCCGAG ATTATGCGCTGGCACACTGAGGTGCAAGAAAAGAAAGACATCTACGCACCGTTCAATATTCTGCCTCTCGATGCGGCCAGTGCATCCCAGTCCATCATGCAGCTGGAGGAG ATAAAAGCAGCAGTCGCAGCTCTGCGGTACACACGGGGTTTGACCTGGCCTTCTGCATTTGAGCCGGAAAGGCAGAAGGGGGGTGAGCTCGATTTGCTCGATTGGTTGAGAGCTATGTTTGGCTTTCAG CGGGACAGTGTCAGGAATCAACGGGAGCATTTGATTCTTCTCCTCGCTAATGTGCACATTAGACTTGAGCCAAAGCCTGAACCACTTAGCAAG CTAGATGACCGAGCTGTTGATGTAGTGATGAACAAGTTGTTCAACAACTACAAGAAGTGGTGCAAATTTTTGTCACGGAAACATAGTTTGAG AAATCCTCCAGGTGCTCAATTACAGGAAGTTCAGCAACGCAGAATTCTGTACCTAGGTCTTTATCTTCTTATCTGGGGCGAATCAGCAAATATCCGGTTTATGCCAGAGTGTCTTTGCTACATTTTTCACAAT ATGGCATATGAGTTGCATGGGTTGCTTGCTGGAAATGTTAGTATTGTGACTGGTGAAAATATCAGGCCATCTTATGGTGGGGATGAGGAGGCTTTCTTAAAGAAAGTGGTCACACCTATCTATCGTGTCATCAGAAAG GAGGCAGGAAAAAGCCAACATGGAAAGACTGCACATTCAGCATGGTGTAATTATGATGATCTAAATGAGTACTTCTG GACACCTGATTGTTTCTCACTGGGATGGCCAATGCGAGATGATGGTGACTTCTTCAAATCCGTGCACGATTCAAGGCCTGTAGCAGTG GCTGGAAGCTCCTCACCAAAGGGTTCTAGTAAAGGCACAGGCAAGACAAATTTTGTAGAGACAAGATCGTTTTGGCACATCTTTCGTAGTTTTGACCGAATGTGGACCTTCTATCTGTTGGCTCTACAG GCAATGTTGATTTTTGCTTGGAGCGAATATTCAGTGACTCAAATCCTTCAGAAGGACCTCTTATATTCTCTATCAAGCATATTTGTCACAGCAGCATTTTTACAGTTCCTCCAAA GTATTTTAGACTTTATTCTGAACTTTCCTGGCCACATTAGATGCAAGTTCATTGACGTCGTGAGAAATATTCTGAAGATAGTAGTTAGTGCCGCGTGGGCTGTGATTCTTCCCATTTTCTACATCAGCAGTCAAACAAAAGTCAATTTACCACTGAAAAATCTGGACAGATGGTTTGGTTATGTGAAAGGAGTGCCACAACTATATATCCTGGCTGTGGCGGTGTACCTGATACCTAATATGATTAGTGCAACGCTCTTCCTGTTTCCGATGTTTCGAAGGTGGATAGAGAGCTCGGATTGGCATATTGTTAGACTACTACTGTGGTGGTCTCAG AAACGAATTTATGTTGGCCGTGGAATGCATGAAAGTCAAGCTGCTCTTCTGAA GTACACATTATTTTGGATTTTGCTGCTATGTGCGAAGCTTTCCTTCAGTTACTTTGTCCAG ATACAACCTCTTATAAGGCCTACCAAGGATATAATGAGTGTTCATAACATTCGTTATGAGTGGCATGAGTTTTTTCCAAACG CATCATATAATATCGCTGCTATCCTATCCCTCTGGGCCCCTGTTCTGTTG GTCTATTTGATGGATACACAGATATGGTATGCCATTTTCTCTACAATATCCGGCGGTATGTCTGGGGCACTTGGACGACTTGGGGAG ATTCGAACACTAGGAATGCTGAGATCACGATTTCACTCTTTGCCTGGAGCCTTCAATACATATTTGGTGCCATCAGACAAAGGCAGAAACAGACGTTTTTCACTCGCAAAGCGCTTCGCAGAG GTTTCCCCCAACAAGAGAACTGAAGCTGCCAAGTTTGCTCAACTGTGGAATGAAGTGATTTGCAGTTTCCGCGACGAAGATTTTATAAGTGATAA GGAGATGGACCTATTGGTGGTTCCATACTCATCAGACCCGAGCTTAAAATTGATGCAGTGGCCGTTGTTCTTGCTTGCTAGCAAG ATACCTATAGCTTTAGACATGGCAGCACAATTTAGACCAAGAGACAGTGATTTGTGGAAGCGTATATGTGCAGACGAGTATATGAAGTGCGCTGTAATTGAATGCTACGAGTCATTCAAACTTGTTCTTAATTTAGTGGTGGTTGGAGAAAATGAAAAGAG GATTATTGGCATTATAATCAAAGAGATTGAAGCTAACATCGCAAAGAATACATTCCTTGCCAATTTTAGGATGAGCGCATTGCCAGTCCTTTGCAAGAAGTTTGTGGAGCTTGTATCCACCTTG AAAGAAAGAGACGCCTCAAAATTTGATAATGTAGTGCTATTGCTTCAAGACATGCTGGAAGTGATCACGAGGGATATGATGGTCAATGAGATCAA AGAACTGGCTGAATTTGGTCATGGGAACAAGGATTTAGTTCCAAGAAGACAACTTTTTGCGGGCACAGGCACAAAACCTGCAATTGTTTTCCCACCACCAATTTCTGCGCAGTGGGAAGAACAA ATTAAGCGCTTGTACCTGCTTTTGACTGTTAAAGAATCAGCAATGGATGTGCCTACAAATCTTGAAGCCCGCCGGAGAATATCATTTTTCACTAATTCGCTATTCATGGAGATGCCACGTGCGCCTAGAGTGCGCAAAATGCTCTCTTTCAG TGTAATGACACCATACTACAGTGAGGAAACTGTATATTCAAGAAACGACCTTGATCTGGAGAATGAGGATGGTGTATCAATTATATTCTACCTGCAGAAGATCTTTCCAG ATGAATGGGATAATTTCATGGAAAGGATTGATTGCAAAAGAGAAACTGAAGTTTGGGGAAATGAAGAAAATGTTCTTCAACTTCGTCATTGGGCCTCTCTTAGAGGGCAGACACTCTGTCGAACAG TGAGAGGCATGATGTATTACAGGAAAGCTTTGAAGCTTCAAGCATTCCTAGACATGGCTTCTGAATCTG AGATACTAGAAGGCTATAAAGCCATTGCAGATCCCGCAGAGGAAGAGAAGAAAAGCCAAAGATCTCTGTCTTCTCAGCTTGAAGCTATAGCAGATATGAAATTCACATATGTTGCTACGTGCCAGATCTATGGAAATCAGAAACAGTCGGGTGATCGACACGCAACAGATATACTGAACTTGATGGTGAA TTATCCTGGTCTCCGCGTGGCATACATTGATGAAGTTGAAGAGAGGGATGGTGAGAAGGTGCAAAAGGTCTTCTATTCGGTGCTAGTAAAAGCTCTTGACAATCACGATCAG GAAATATACCGCATAAAATTGCCAGGGCCAGCGAAACTAGGTGAAGGGAAACCTGAAAACCAAAATCACGCGATCATTTTTACCCGCGGAGAAGCTTTGCAAACCATTGATATGAACCAG GACAATTATTTGGAGGAAGCTTTGAAAATGCGGAATTTGCTGGAAGAATTCAATGAGAACCATGGTATTCGTCCTCCAACAATTCTTGGAGTACGTGAACACATATTCACCGGAAG TGTGTCATCTCTTGCCTGGTTTATGTCAAACCAGGAAACCAGCTTTGTCACAATAGGACAGAGGGTTCTTGCCAATCCATTGAA GGTACGTTTTCACTATGGACATCCTGATGTGTTTGATAGGATTTTTCACATTACAAGAGGTGGAATTAGCAAGGCTTCCTGTGGTATAAACTTAAGTGAAGACATTTTTGCTG GTTTCAACTCAACTCTGAGGCGAGGAAATGTCACCCATCACGAGTACATTCAAGTCGGAAAAGGACGTGATGTTGGGTTGAATCAAATTTCACTCTTTGAGGCCAAAGTGGCGTGTGGCAATGGAGAACAAGTGCTTAGCAGAGATATCTACCGTTTGGGCCACCGCTTTGACTTCTTCCGAATGCTCTCATGTTACTTCACAACTGTGGGATTTTATGTCAGCTCAATG ATGGTTGTCATAATAGTATATGTTTTCTTGTATGGGAGGCTTTATTTAGCCTTAAGTGGACTTGAGTTTGCAATTATGAAGCAAGCACGAATGAGAGGCAACCGTGCTCTTGAGGCAGCCATGGGGTCCCAATCTATTGTGCAGCTAGGTCTTTTGATGGCCTTACCCATGTTTATGGAGATCGGACTGGAAAGGGGTTTTAGAAGCGCCCTGGGGGATTTCATCATCATGCAGCTACAGCTATGTGCAGTATTCTTTACCTTTTCCCTCGGGACAAAATCACATTATTTTGGCCGCACAATCCTCCATGGTGGTGCAAAATATAGAGCAACTGGCAGAGGCTTTGTTGTTCGCCATGTAAAGTTCGCTGAAAATTACAGAATGTATAGCAGGAGTCACTTTGTGAAAGGACTTGAGCTCATGTTACTACTTGTAGTGTATGAGCTCTATGGTGATGTGGCTACCGATTCCACTGCCTATGTTCTGCTGACATCATCTATGTGGTTCTTGGTAATCACatggttgtttgctcctttcctctTCAACCCATCCGGATTTGAATGGCAAAAGGTGGTGGATGATTGGGATGATTGGAACAAATGGATAAGCAGCCGTGGTGGGATTGGTGTGCCGGCCAATAAGGCCTGGGAGTCGTGGTGGGAAGAGGAGCAGGAACATCTGCTGTCAACAGGCATAATCGGCCGCATATGGGAAATCATATTATCTCTCCGATTCTTCATGTTTCAGTATGGTATCATGTACCATCTGAATATCTCTAATGGCAACAAAAGCATATCA ATTTATGGTCTGTCTTGGCTGGTCACTGTAGCAGTGGTGTTAGTCCTCAAG GTGGTATCTATGGGAAGAAAGAAATTTAGTGCTGACTTCCAGCTTATGTTCCGGCTCCTCAAATTGTTCTTGTTCATTGGATCTGTTGGAACTTTGGCGATTCTTTTCACCCTTCTGCACCTTACAGTTGGTGACATATTCGCCAGCTTCCTTGCCTTTGCACCCACAGGATGGGCCATTCTGCAG ATATCACAGGCAAGCAAGCCAGTGGTGAAGGCTTTTGGTCTGTGGGGATCTGTGAAGGCCTTGTCCAGGGGGTACGAGTACCTTATGGGGATCGTGATCTTCGTGCCAGTGGCGGTTCTGGCATGGTTCCCTTTTGTCTCGGAGTTCCAGACGAGGCTGCTATTCAACCAGGCATTCTCCCGAGGCCTCCAAATCTCTCGCATTTTGGCTGGCGGAAAGAAGCAAAACTGA
- the LOC119330013 gene encoding callose synthase 5-like isoform X1: MAAFSMEVFDNEVVPSSLSSIAPILRVAAEIEPERPRVAYLCRFYAFEKAHRLDQNSVGRGVRQFKTSLLQRLEKDNSPSLAKRLKKTDAREIESFYQEYYENYVRTLDKGEQADRTQLGKAYQTAGVLFEVLCAVNKNEKVEQVNPEIMRWHTEVQEKKDIYAPFNILPLDAASASQSIMQLEEIKAAVAALRYTRGLTWPSAFEPERQKGGELDLLDWLRAMFGFQRDSVRNQREHLILLLANVHIRLEPKPEPLSKLDDRAVDVVMNKLFNNYKKWCKFLSRKHSLRNPPGAQLQEVQQRRILYLGLYLLIWGESANIRFMPECLCYIFHNVICTFFIIISSTKSHCKNISLNDSSQCVQMAYELHGLLAGNVSIVTGENIRPSYGGDEEAFLKKVVTPIYRVIRKEAGKSQHGKTAHSAWCNYDDLNEYFWTPDCFSLGWPMRDDGDFFKSVHDSRPVAVAGSSSPKGSSKGTGKTNFVETRSFWHIFRSFDRMWTFYLLALQAMLIFAWSEYSVTQILQKDLLYSLSSIFVTAAFLQFLQSILDFILNFPGHIRCKFIDVVRNILKIVVSAAWAVILPIFYISSQTKVNLPLKNLDRWFGYVKGVPQLYILAVAVYLIPNMISATLFLFPMFRRWIESSDWHIVRLLLWWSQKRIYVGRGMHESQAALLKYTLFWILLLCAKLSFSYFVQIQPLIRPTKDIMSVHNIRYEWHEFFPNASYNIAAILSLWAPVLLVYLMDTQIWYAIFSTISGGMSGALGRLGEIRTLGMLRSRFHSLPGAFNTYLVPSDKGRNRRFSLAKRFAEVSPNKRTEAAKFAQLWNEVICSFRDEDFISDKEMDLLVVPYSSDPSLKLMQWPLFLLASKIPIALDMAAQFRPRDSDLWKRICADEYMKCAVIECYESFKLVLNLVVVGENEKRIIGIIIKEIEANIAKNTFLANFRMSALPVLCKKFVELVSTLKERDASKFDNVVLLLQDMLEVITRDMMVNEIKELAEFGHGNKDLVPRRQLFAGTGTKPAIVFPPPISAQWEEQIKRLYLLLTVKESAMDVPTNLEARRRISFFTNSLFMEMPRAPRVRKMLSFSVMTPYYSEETVYSRNDLDLENEDGVSIIFYLQKIFPDEWDNFMERIDCKRETEVWGNEENVLQLRHWASLRGQTLCRTVRGMMYYRKALKLQAFLDMASESEILEGYKAIADPAEEEKKSQRSLSSQLEAIADMKFTYVATCQIYGNQKQSGDRHATDILNLMVNYPGLRVAYIDEVEERDGEKVQKVFYSVLVKALDNHDQEIYRIKLPGPAKLGEGKPENQNHAIIFTRGEALQTIDMNQDNYLEEALKMRNLLEEFNENHGIRPPTILGVREHIFTGSVSSLAWFMSNQETSFVTIGQRVLANPLKVRFHYGHPDVFDRIFHITRGGISKASCGINLSEDIFAGFNSTLRRGNVTHHEYIQVGKGRDVGLNQISLFEAKVACGNGEQVLSRDIYRLGHRFDFFRMLSCYFTTVGFYVSSMMVVIIVYVFLYGRLYLALSGLEFAIMKQARMRGNRALEAAMGSQSIVQLGLLMALPMFMEIGLERGFRSALGDFIIMQLQLCAVFFTFSLGTKSHYFGRTILHGGAKYRATGRGFVVRHVKFAENYRMYSRSHFVKGLELMLLLVVYELYGDVATDSTAYVLLTSSMWFLVITWLFAPFLFNPSGFEWQKVVDDWDDWNKWISSRGGIGVPANKAWESWWEEEQEHLLSTGIIGRIWEIILSLRFFMFQYGIMYHLNISNGNKSISIYGLSWLVTVAVVLVLKVVSMGRKKFSADFQLMFRLLKLFLFIGSVGTLAILFTLLHLTVGDIFASFLAFAPTGWAILQISQASKPVVKAFGLWGSVKALSRGYEYLMGIVIFVPVAVLAWFPFVSEFQTRLLFNQAFSRGLQISRILAGGKKQN, encoded by the exons AGAATTATGTCCGCACCCTCGACAAAGGGGAACAAGCCGACAG GACTCAACTTGGGAAGGCCTACCAAACGGCTGGAGTCCTCTTCGAGGTGCTCTGTGCCGTCAACAAGAATGAGAAGGTTGAGCAAGTTAACCCCGAG ATTATGCGCTGGCACACTGAGGTGCAAGAAAAGAAAGACATCTACGCACCGTTCAATATTCTGCCTCTCGATGCGGCCAGTGCATCCCAGTCCATCATGCAGCTGGAGGAG ATAAAAGCAGCAGTCGCAGCTCTGCGGTACACACGGGGTTTGACCTGGCCTTCTGCATTTGAGCCGGAAAGGCAGAAGGGGGGTGAGCTCGATTTGCTCGATTGGTTGAGAGCTATGTTTGGCTTTCAG CGGGACAGTGTCAGGAATCAACGGGAGCATTTGATTCTTCTCCTCGCTAATGTGCACATTAGACTTGAGCCAAAGCCTGAACCACTTAGCAAG CTAGATGACCGAGCTGTTGATGTAGTGATGAACAAGTTGTTCAACAACTACAAGAAGTGGTGCAAATTTTTGTCACGGAAACATAGTTTGAG AAATCCTCCAGGTGCTCAATTACAGGAAGTTCAGCAACGCAGAATTCTGTACCTAGGTCTTTATCTTCTTATCTGGGGCGAATCAGCAAATATCCGGTTTATGCCAGAGTGTCTTTGCTACATTTTTCACAATGTAATTTGCACATTCTTTATTATCATATCAAGTACCAAATCTCATTGCAAAAATATATCTTTGAATGATTCTTCTCAATGTGTTCAGATGGCATATGAGTTGCATGGGTTGCTTGCTGGAAATGTTAGTATTGTGACTGGTGAAAATATCAGGCCATCTTATGGTGGGGATGAGGAGGCTTTCTTAAAGAAAGTGGTCACACCTATCTATCGTGTCATCAGAAAG GAGGCAGGAAAAAGCCAACATGGAAAGACTGCACATTCAGCATGGTGTAATTATGATGATCTAAATGAGTACTTCTG GACACCTGATTGTTTCTCACTGGGATGGCCAATGCGAGATGATGGTGACTTCTTCAAATCCGTGCACGATTCAAGGCCTGTAGCAGTG GCTGGAAGCTCCTCACCAAAGGGTTCTAGTAAAGGCACAGGCAAGACAAATTTTGTAGAGACAAGATCGTTTTGGCACATCTTTCGTAGTTTTGACCGAATGTGGACCTTCTATCTGTTGGCTCTACAG GCAATGTTGATTTTTGCTTGGAGCGAATATTCAGTGACTCAAATCCTTCAGAAGGACCTCTTATATTCTCTATCAAGCATATTTGTCACAGCAGCATTTTTACAGTTCCTCCAAA GTATTTTAGACTTTATTCTGAACTTTCCTGGCCACATTAGATGCAAGTTCATTGACGTCGTGAGAAATATTCTGAAGATAGTAGTTAGTGCCGCGTGGGCTGTGATTCTTCCCATTTTCTACATCAGCAGTCAAACAAAAGTCAATTTACCACTGAAAAATCTGGACAGATGGTTTGGTTATGTGAAAGGAGTGCCACAACTATATATCCTGGCTGTGGCGGTGTACCTGATACCTAATATGATTAGTGCAACGCTCTTCCTGTTTCCGATGTTTCGAAGGTGGATAGAGAGCTCGGATTGGCATATTGTTAGACTACTACTGTGGTGGTCTCAG AAACGAATTTATGTTGGCCGTGGAATGCATGAAAGTCAAGCTGCTCTTCTGAA GTACACATTATTTTGGATTTTGCTGCTATGTGCGAAGCTTTCCTTCAGTTACTTTGTCCAG ATACAACCTCTTATAAGGCCTACCAAGGATATAATGAGTGTTCATAACATTCGTTATGAGTGGCATGAGTTTTTTCCAAACG CATCATATAATATCGCTGCTATCCTATCCCTCTGGGCCCCTGTTCTGTTG GTCTATTTGATGGATACACAGATATGGTATGCCATTTTCTCTACAATATCCGGCGGTATGTCTGGGGCACTTGGACGACTTGGGGAG ATTCGAACACTAGGAATGCTGAGATCACGATTTCACTCTTTGCCTGGAGCCTTCAATACATATTTGGTGCCATCAGACAAAGGCAGAAACAGACGTTTTTCACTCGCAAAGCGCTTCGCAGAG GTTTCCCCCAACAAGAGAACTGAAGCTGCCAAGTTTGCTCAACTGTGGAATGAAGTGATTTGCAGTTTCCGCGACGAAGATTTTATAAGTGATAA GGAGATGGACCTATTGGTGGTTCCATACTCATCAGACCCGAGCTTAAAATTGATGCAGTGGCCGTTGTTCTTGCTTGCTAGCAAG ATACCTATAGCTTTAGACATGGCAGCACAATTTAGACCAAGAGACAGTGATTTGTGGAAGCGTATATGTGCAGACGAGTATATGAAGTGCGCTGTAATTGAATGCTACGAGTCATTCAAACTTGTTCTTAATTTAGTGGTGGTTGGAGAAAATGAAAAGAG GATTATTGGCATTATAATCAAAGAGATTGAAGCTAACATCGCAAAGAATACATTCCTTGCCAATTTTAGGATGAGCGCATTGCCAGTCCTTTGCAAGAAGTTTGTGGAGCTTGTATCCACCTTG AAAGAAAGAGACGCCTCAAAATTTGATAATGTAGTGCTATTGCTTCAAGACATGCTGGAAGTGATCACGAGGGATATGATGGTCAATGAGATCAA AGAACTGGCTGAATTTGGTCATGGGAACAAGGATTTAGTTCCAAGAAGACAACTTTTTGCGGGCACAGGCACAAAACCTGCAATTGTTTTCCCACCACCAATTTCTGCGCAGTGGGAAGAACAA ATTAAGCGCTTGTACCTGCTTTTGACTGTTAAAGAATCAGCAATGGATGTGCCTACAAATCTTGAAGCCCGCCGGAGAATATCATTTTTCACTAATTCGCTATTCATGGAGATGCCACGTGCGCCTAGAGTGCGCAAAATGCTCTCTTTCAG TGTAATGACACCATACTACAGTGAGGAAACTGTATATTCAAGAAACGACCTTGATCTGGAGAATGAGGATGGTGTATCAATTATATTCTACCTGCAGAAGATCTTTCCAG ATGAATGGGATAATTTCATGGAAAGGATTGATTGCAAAAGAGAAACTGAAGTTTGGGGAAATGAAGAAAATGTTCTTCAACTTCGTCATTGGGCCTCTCTTAGAGGGCAGACACTCTGTCGAACAG TGAGAGGCATGATGTATTACAGGAAAGCTTTGAAGCTTCAAGCATTCCTAGACATGGCTTCTGAATCTG AGATACTAGAAGGCTATAAAGCCATTGCAGATCCCGCAGAGGAAGAGAAGAAAAGCCAAAGATCTCTGTCTTCTCAGCTTGAAGCTATAGCAGATATGAAATTCACATATGTTGCTACGTGCCAGATCTATGGAAATCAGAAACAGTCGGGTGATCGACACGCAACAGATATACTGAACTTGATGGTGAA TTATCCTGGTCTCCGCGTGGCATACATTGATGAAGTTGAAGAGAGGGATGGTGAGAAGGTGCAAAAGGTCTTCTATTCGGTGCTAGTAAAAGCTCTTGACAATCACGATCAG GAAATATACCGCATAAAATTGCCAGGGCCAGCGAAACTAGGTGAAGGGAAACCTGAAAACCAAAATCACGCGATCATTTTTACCCGCGGAGAAGCTTTGCAAACCATTGATATGAACCAG GACAATTATTTGGAGGAAGCTTTGAAAATGCGGAATTTGCTGGAAGAATTCAATGAGAACCATGGTATTCGTCCTCCAACAATTCTTGGAGTACGTGAACACATATTCACCGGAAG TGTGTCATCTCTTGCCTGGTTTATGTCAAACCAGGAAACCAGCTTTGTCACAATAGGACAGAGGGTTCTTGCCAATCCATTGAA GGTACGTTTTCACTATGGACATCCTGATGTGTTTGATAGGATTTTTCACATTACAAGAGGTGGAATTAGCAAGGCTTCCTGTGGTATAAACTTAAGTGAAGACATTTTTGCTG GTTTCAACTCAACTCTGAGGCGAGGAAATGTCACCCATCACGAGTACATTCAAGTCGGAAAAGGACGTGATGTTGGGTTGAATCAAATTTCACTCTTTGAGGCCAAAGTGGCGTGTGGCAATGGAGAACAAGTGCTTAGCAGAGATATCTACCGTTTGGGCCACCGCTTTGACTTCTTCCGAATGCTCTCATGTTACTTCACAACTGTGGGATTTTATGTCAGCTCAATG ATGGTTGTCATAATAGTATATGTTTTCTTGTATGGGAGGCTTTATTTAGCCTTAAGTGGACTTGAGTTTGCAATTATGAAGCAAGCACGAATGAGAGGCAACCGTGCTCTTGAGGCAGCCATGGGGTCCCAATCTATTGTGCAGCTAGGTCTTTTGATGGCCTTACCCATGTTTATGGAGATCGGACTGGAAAGGGGTTTTAGAAGCGCCCTGGGGGATTTCATCATCATGCAGCTACAGCTATGTGCAGTATTCTTTACCTTTTCCCTCGGGACAAAATCACATTATTTTGGCCGCACAATCCTCCATGGTGGTGCAAAATATAGAGCAACTGGCAGAGGCTTTGTTGTTCGCCATGTAAAGTTCGCTGAAAATTACAGAATGTATAGCAGGAGTCACTTTGTGAAAGGACTTGAGCTCATGTTACTACTTGTAGTGTATGAGCTCTATGGTGATGTGGCTACCGATTCCACTGCCTATGTTCTGCTGACATCATCTATGTGGTTCTTGGTAATCACatggttgtttgctcctttcctctTCAACCCATCCGGATTTGAATGGCAAAAGGTGGTGGATGATTGGGATGATTGGAACAAATGGATAAGCAGCCGTGGTGGGATTGGTGTGCCGGCCAATAAGGCCTGGGAGTCGTGGTGGGAAGAGGAGCAGGAACATCTGCTGTCAACAGGCATAATCGGCCGCATATGGGAAATCATATTATCTCTCCGATTCTTCATGTTTCAGTATGGTATCATGTACCATCTGAATATCTCTAATGGCAACAAAAGCATATCA ATTTATGGTCTGTCTTGGCTGGTCACTGTAGCAGTGGTGTTAGTCCTCAAG GTGGTATCTATGGGAAGAAAGAAATTTAGTGCTGACTTCCAGCTTATGTTCCGGCTCCTCAAATTGTTCTTGTTCATTGGATCTGTTGGAACTTTGGCGATTCTTTTCACCCTTCTGCACCTTACAGTTGGTGACATATTCGCCAGCTTCCTTGCCTTTGCACCCACAGGATGGGCCATTCTGCAG ATATCACAGGCAAGCAAGCCAGTGGTGAAGGCTTTTGGTCTGTGGGGATCTGTGAAGGCCTTGTCCAGGGGGTACGAGTACCTTATGGGGATCGTGATCTTCGTGCCAGTGGCGGTTCTGGCATGGTTCCCTTTTGTCTCGGAGTTCCAGACGAGGCTGCTATTCAACCAGGCATTCTCCCGAGGCCTCCAAATCTCTCGCATTTTGGCTGGCGGAAAGAAGCAAAACTGA